In Myxococcales bacterium, a single genomic region encodes these proteins:
- a CDS encoding 1-acyl-sn-glycerol-3-phosphate acyltransferase, with protein MTLAAGSAAPGRGASASARSTESALRRGILALLRVVARVYFRKISVVGDVPRGATGRVLLPNHVNGLVDPLLVLTTAETRVAPISKAPLWKIPILGALLDALGAVPVVRRRDDPTKAGGANDELFKTVGHHLARGGNILIFPEGTSHNEPGLVKLRTGPARMMLCGEGVAPATISFQAVGLEFEARDVFRSRVLVFYGPARTFASVAPASLSDEERVQAVTRVIQEDLSRMLVTADNWEERRLTEQVAELLAHEAGETSFEGFAELARAVRDAGGALRLHAPALVDPVKERTAAYFAVLEREGLSDQDVTSTNVPLRAGRVAPWLMLLVLPLATLGFFLYALPYRIPRWVSARAGGEGDLVSTLKLVAGLGVFPLWACGWSVAFAFGLPGMWPLLAIFLVWTTPLPALWWLDALEDGSLERRPSRHDVVALRRAAVSAIEEARVALLAAKAV; from the coding sequence ATGACGCTCGCAGCGGGCTCCGCGGCGCCCGGTCGCGGCGCCAGCGCTTCGGCGAGATCCACGGAGAGCGCCCTCCGGCGCGGCATCCTGGCGCTCTTGCGCGTGGTCGCTCGCGTCTATTTTCGCAAGATCAGCGTCGTCGGGGATGTGCCTCGAGGTGCTACCGGCCGCGTCCTCTTGCCGAATCACGTCAACGGCCTCGTCGATCCGCTGCTCGTTCTCACGACGGCAGAGACGCGGGTCGCGCCCATCTCCAAAGCGCCGCTCTGGAAGATCCCGATCCTCGGGGCGCTGCTCGACGCGCTCGGTGCGGTCCCCGTCGTGCGCCGCCGCGACGATCCGACGAAAGCCGGTGGAGCGAACGACGAGCTCTTCAAGACCGTGGGGCATCACCTGGCCCGCGGCGGAAATATCCTCATTTTCCCTGAAGGAACGAGCCACAACGAGCCTGGGCTGGTCAAGCTGCGAACGGGGCCGGCCCGCATGATGCTCTGCGGCGAAGGCGTCGCGCCGGCGACGATCAGCTTTCAGGCGGTGGGCCTCGAGTTCGAGGCTCGGGATGTCTTTCGGTCCCGCGTCCTTGTGTTTTATGGCCCCGCCCGCACGTTCGCGTCGGTGGCCCCCGCCTCGCTGTCCGATGAGGAGCGCGTGCAAGCGGTCACGCGCGTGATTCAGGAGGACCTCTCGCGAATGCTGGTGACCGCCGACAACTGGGAGGAGCGGCGGCTCACCGAACAGGTCGCCGAACTCTTGGCGCACGAGGCCGGCGAGACCTCCTTCGAAGGCTTTGCCGAGCTGGCTCGGGCGGTTCGCGACGCCGGGGGAGCGCTCCGTCTTCACGCACCGGCTCTCGTGGACCCCGTGAAGGAGCGGACCGCTGCCTATTTCGCGGTCCTCGAACGCGAGGGACTCAGCGACCAAGACGTCACGTCGACGAACGTTCCGCTGCGCGCGGGTCGCGTCGCCCCGTGGCTCATGTTGCTCGTGCTGCCGTTGGCGACGCTCGGCTTCTTTCTCTACGCGTTGCCCTATCGCATTCCCCGTTGGGTCTCGGCGCGGGCTGGCGGCGAGGGCGACCTCGTCTCGACGCTGAAGCTCGTGGCCGGACTCGGGGTGTTTCCCCTCTGGGCATGCGGTTGGAGCGTCGCCTTCGCGTTCGGGTTGCCGGGAATGTGGCCGCTCCTCGCCATTTTCCTCGTGTGGACGACGCCGCTGCCAGCGCTCTGGTGGCTCGACGCGCTCGAGGACGGCTCCCTGGAGCGACGGCCGTCGAGACACGACGTCGTCGCCCTAAGGCGCGCCGCCGTCTCAGCCATCGAAGAGGCCAGGGTCGCCCTGCTCGCGGCCAAGGCGGTGTGA
- a CDS encoding prolyl oligopeptidase family serine peptidase, whose product MRERSWAPLLVSLAVAAAARPAFAAGEAPVSGIRWAPSVEGRLGAWLVAGPFREAEGKKGMKARPPQLAFVPPGLDEARLAPALGAPVGVEGRPFVAVASDGSSGVDVRGALGLGNGPREAEYLAYAGILLEASTAQRGFLLLQGAEALQVIVDGRVHYARESPLASGDEDQVPLRLSRGAHRVVLKVRSQGGGLLTLRARLVDETFRAPAGVVAVLPGAQSAEAQRLAQRAAQVSVDRGLTPSGYEPKVLVRFPDGSPVDVVGSMVARVVTRERELASTGPVPLGAKAAARGEWELSLPALEGPLAEAAEDQLASVEVDVLGRSWRFPFPARGATRAATRRALFALAATPSDAPWLRRGSFASVEHLRRRLVDLVGRGDDDKDAQLREASDLESVAARLEANRDPFEGRTGFLRRAYRSPVDGELSPYALYVPPGYREGTKRSYPLIVALHGLNGKPMAMLRWFFGGDDPKRDQEWEDRHTDGLAPLDAFVVAPAGHGNTMYRHLGQDDVLRVVDEVTELYPAIDRGRVSVTGPSMGGIGAAALALRMPDRFAAAAPLCGYHSVFVRRDVLGKALRPWERFLAEERSNASWAENGARTPMFIVHGTEDLPVENSGVLVERYEALKFPVVFEAPKLGHNVWQTTYEELKAAKWLMAHARDQHPRTVRFRTARTRDGRAAWVTVSELERPDSWAEVDARVVSRRSIAATTRGVGALELERDPRLLDPAAPTSVTVDGQTFHVASDAPLAFHKNAGRWSAGVRPASATPRKQGTLTGPFRDVFHEPLLFVYGASDPLVARVNEDVARAFARVRGGVDVQYPILSDVEFVARGEPVGHSRPLFLVGTARSNLVLRALASELPIQVDERGISVGGRLVTNGERDAGTAFVFPNPKRPDRYVAVVSGMTALATYRALSLPDLLPDFVVYDERVKSARGQMILGSASVIAGGFFTRDWAAPSGLVDPFAKSSASPAKAGLSPSDGEM is encoded by the coding sequence ATGCGCGAACGAAGCTGGGCCCCACTGCTCGTGTCGCTCGCCGTCGCCGCGGCCGCGCGCCCCGCGTTTGCGGCCGGGGAAGCGCCTGTGTCCGGGATTCGCTGGGCGCCTTCGGTGGAAGGGCGCCTTGGCGCCTGGCTCGTGGCTGGCCCCTTCCGCGAAGCCGAAGGGAAGAAGGGCATGAAGGCGCGGCCGCCGCAGCTCGCGTTCGTTCCTCCGGGGCTCGACGAAGCACGCCTCGCACCAGCGCTTGGCGCGCCCGTCGGTGTCGAAGGGAGGCCCTTCGTCGCGGTCGCGAGCGACGGTTCGAGCGGCGTCGACGTCCGCGGCGCCTTGGGCCTCGGCAACGGGCCGCGTGAGGCCGAATACCTGGCCTACGCGGGCATCCTGCTTGAAGCGAGCACGGCTCAACGCGGGTTCTTGCTCCTTCAAGGGGCAGAGGCGCTCCAGGTCATCGTGGACGGACGCGTGCACTATGCACGCGAGTCCCCGCTCGCCTCCGGCGACGAGGATCAGGTCCCGCTGCGCCTCTCGCGGGGCGCTCACCGGGTCGTCCTGAAGGTACGTTCGCAGGGCGGTGGGCTCCTTACGCTGAGGGCTCGGCTCGTTGACGAAACCTTTCGTGCCCCCGCCGGCGTCGTGGCGGTGCTGCCAGGCGCCCAGTCCGCGGAGGCACAGCGGCTCGCGCAGCGCGCGGCGCAGGTGTCCGTCGACCGAGGCCTCACCCCTTCGGGCTACGAGCCGAAGGTCCTCGTGCGATTTCCTGACGGCTCGCCGGTCGACGTCGTCGGCTCGATGGTGGCCCGCGTGGTCACGCGGGAGCGCGAGCTCGCGTCGACGGGGCCGGTGCCGCTTGGGGCCAAGGCCGCGGCGCGCGGCGAGTGGGAACTCTCGCTCCCCGCGCTCGAGGGCCCGCTAGCGGAGGCCGCCGAGGACCAACTCGCCAGCGTCGAGGTGGACGTGCTGGGACGAAGTTGGCGCTTCCCCTTCCCGGCTCGCGGCGCGACGCGCGCCGCGACGCGGCGGGCGCTCTTTGCGCTGGCCGCGACACCGTCCGATGCTCCCTGGTTACGCCGCGGCAGCTTCGCGAGCGTTGAACATTTACGCCGCCGCCTCGTCGACCTCGTGGGCCGCGGCGACGACGACAAGGACGCGCAGCTGCGCGAGGCGAGCGACCTCGAGAGCGTCGCGGCGCGCCTCGAGGCGAACCGTGATCCGTTCGAGGGCCGCACCGGCTTCCTCCGCCGGGCCTATCGCTCGCCTGTCGACGGTGAGCTTTCGCCGTACGCCCTCTACGTGCCCCCGGGATACCGTGAAGGGACCAAGCGGTCCTACCCGCTCATCGTTGCGCTTCACGGTCTCAACGGCAAACCGATGGCGATGCTCCGTTGGTTCTTCGGCGGAGACGATCCGAAGCGCGATCAAGAGTGGGAAGACCGTCACACCGACGGCCTCGCGCCGCTGGATGCGTTCGTCGTGGCGCCGGCGGGCCACGGCAACACGATGTATCGCCACTTGGGTCAGGACGACGTGCTGCGGGTCGTCGACGAAGTCACCGAGTTGTACCCCGCCATCGATCGCGGGCGCGTAAGCGTCACGGGCCCCTCCATGGGCGGCATCGGCGCGGCGGCGTTGGCGCTCCGGATGCCGGACCGGTTCGCAGCCGCGGCGCCGCTTTGCGGGTACCACAGCGTCTTCGTTCGGCGAGACGTGCTCGGGAAGGCGCTGCGACCATGGGAGCGCTTCCTCGCCGAGGAGCGGTCGAACGCGTCGTGGGCCGAAAATGGTGCGCGCACGCCCATGTTCATCGTTCACGGGACCGAGGACTTGCCGGTAGAGAACAGCGGCGTCTTGGTGGAGCGCTACGAGGCGCTCAAGTTTCCCGTCGTCTTCGAGGCCCCCAAGCTCGGGCACAACGTGTGGCAAACAACCTACGAAGAGCTCAAGGCCGCGAAGTGGCTCATGGCTCACGCCCGGGACCAGCACCCGCGCACGGTTCGCTTTCGCACAGCGCGCACGCGCGACGGGCGCGCGGCCTGGGTCACGGTGAGTGAGCTAGAACGACCCGACTCGTGGGCTGAGGTTGACGCTCGCGTCGTCTCTCGTCGTTCCATCGCGGCGACGACGCGAGGCGTCGGCGCCCTGGAACTCGAGCGCGACCCTCGGCTCCTCGACCCGGCCGCCCCGACCTCGGTGACCGTCGACGGGCAGACGTTCCACGTTGCGAGCGATGCGCCGCTCGCCTTCCACAAGAACGCCGGCCGCTGGTCCGCGGGCGTGCGACCGGCCTCCGCGACGCCGCGAAAGCAAGGCACCCTAACGGGGCCATTCCGCGACGTGTTCCACGAGCCCTTGCTGTTCGTCTACGGCGCGAGCGATCCGCTGGTGGCTCGCGTTAACGAGGACGTTGCGCGAGCGTTCGCTCGAGTGCGCGGCGGTGTCGACGTGCAGTACCCAATCCTGAGCGACGTCGAGTTCGTGGCGCGAGGCGAGCCGGTTGGCCATTCGCGCCCCCTCTTTCTCGTGGGCACCGCGCGGTCGAACCTCGTCTTGCGAGCGCTGGCGTCGGAGCTTCCAATTCAGGTCGACGAGCGCGGGATCAGCGTCGGTGGGCGGCTCGTCACCAACGGCGAGCGCGACGCCGGCACGGCCTTCGTCTTTCCGAACCCGAAGCGCCCGGACCGCTACGTCGCCGTCGTTTCGGGGATGACGGCGCTGGCCACCTACCGGGCGTTGTCCTTGCCCGACCTACTGCCCGACTTCGTGGTTTACGACGAGCGGGTCAAGTCGGCTCGAGGCCAGATGATCCTCGGCTCCGCGAGCGTCATCGCGGGCGGCTTCTTCACGAGAGACTGGGCCGCGCCGAGCGGCCTCGTCGATCCCTTTGCGAAGAGCTCGGCGTCGCCGGCGAAGGCGGGGCTGTCGCCGAGCGACGGCGAGATGTAG
- a CDS encoding PilZ domain-containing protein encodes MSHRPQKKIVAARQLGPRARGMSGTHALDLPMGSGEYRAVRGDDEGHEFLARERELPVAAPRVCDTVRLRGQQGSGVIHLVDGEVAWVSTTGFGLPSFARRLIDGEIVGAHELDLVLALCKAEKLNFIEMLLRLELADAGALSAALSDDVRAHMKALLSMREVEGSWERGSLSFSGELTVPLDDVLSMDELERWGLIIAHVGGSLGERRDEERLPLHAIAGVDAPRGHVLMMTENISRGGALLRSPCILDIGDKIIVKLTVGDEKLTLPGTVTRFRRCGIRAPQAVGVRWGALDDEQERALERVLAGL; translated from the coding sequence ATGTCTCATCGACCGCAGAAGAAGATCGTGGCCGCGCGCCAGCTGGGCCCGCGCGCCCGCGGCATGTCGGGCACGCACGCGCTCGACCTCCCGATGGGCTCCGGCGAATACCGGGCCGTTCGTGGTGACGATGAAGGTCACGAGTTCCTCGCGCGCGAGCGCGAGCTCCCCGTCGCCGCGCCGCGCGTTTGCGACACCGTGCGGCTACGCGGCCAGCAAGGTAGCGGGGTCATTCACCTCGTCGACGGTGAGGTGGCTTGGGTCAGCACGACGGGCTTTGGCCTCCCGAGCTTCGCGCGTCGGCTGATCGACGGCGAAATCGTCGGCGCTCACGAACTCGACCTCGTGCTCGCGCTCTGCAAGGCCGAGAAGCTGAATTTCATCGAGATGCTGTTGCGGCTCGAGCTAGCGGACGCCGGCGCGCTCTCCGCTGCGCTCTCCGACGACGTGCGGGCTCACATGAAGGCGCTCCTATCGATGCGCGAGGTAGAGGGAAGCTGGGAGCGGGGCAGCCTCAGCTTCTCGGGAGAACTCACCGTCCCCCTTGATGACGTCCTCAGCATGGACGAGCTCGAGCGCTGGGGCCTCATCATCGCCCACGTCGGCGGTTCGCTCGGCGAACGACGCGACGAGGAGCGCTTGCCACTCCACGCCATCGCGGGGGTCGATGCGCCGCGCGGCCACGTCCTCATGATGACGGAGAACATTTCGAGGGGCGGCGCGCTGCTCCGGTCGCCTTGCATCCTCGACATCGGTGACAAGATCATCGTCAAACTGACGGTGGGCGACGAGAAGCTGACCCTTCCTGGCACCGTCACTCGTTTCAGGCGCTGCGGCATCCGCGCGCCGCAGGCCGTGGGGGTTCGTTGGGGCGCCCTCGATGACGAGCAAGAGCGCGCCCTCGAGCGAGTCCTCGCTGGGCTCTGA
- a CDS encoding PilZ domain-containing protein, which translates to MADNDLQSAPRIVVGGSERRTADRIAYEVDAELRVGTNIVHARTENVSASGVFLSVPSLLIVGSRVNVRFALPAGSFEADSTVVRLRPTGERGPGVGLMFHDVPSEFRMRLDMMCPPAKAIVRDGPG; encoded by the coding sequence ATGGCCGACAATGACTTGCAATCTGCACCTCGCATCGTCGTTGGGGGGTCGGAGCGGAGGACCGCAGACCGCATCGCCTACGAGGTCGACGCGGAGCTGCGCGTCGGGACCAACATCGTTCACGCTCGGACGGAGAACGTCTCCGCGAGCGGCGTCTTCCTCAGCGTCCCCAGCCTGCTCATCGTAGGAAGCAGGGTCAACGTTCGGTTCGCTTTGCCCGCCGGGAGCTTTGAGGCGGACTCCACGGTGGTTCGCCTCCGCCCCACCGGCGAGCGTGGCCCCGGCGTGGGTCTCATGTTTCACGACGTGCCGAGCGAGTTTCGGATGCGGCTCGACATGATGTGCCCCCCAGCCAAGGCCATCGTACGAGACGGCCCCGGCTGA
- a CDS encoding sulfatase-like hydrolase/transferase — translation MPRLRRTLASAFGAQLATAIVALVEARGLGTGRSDGLLALWGILAPLGLVVGASVAAALLLLDPRGPTGPRDLARLVRAEPLWTRSRVAAAAPLAILSGLVWVVSMAHVARDLLGQGEGRVAAAELVGVGGLLALLALALALALVSPLRRLFALGAERLPQLVDPVFTSAVAVAASVATIAWGVKNGDVGGGGGALGIFGVLARSELDLRPVGHGALMAAFAFVAPLVIRPRGSVAELVALFLGALLPLALAMPAARMFDGSATLARAVEKRAPLGRLALAGARRLTDRDGDGAARTFGGRDCDDGNARRSPSALDVPGNGIDEDCSGADTPLAVPSQPKQVKARKAPTDFNLVLVTIDTLRPDLGFLGYDLPVSPNLDRLAAKSTVFERAYAPASYTGKSLAPVLIGKYPSETLRNGSHFNTYEKDNVLLAERLKAAGLRTFGAASHWYFLPWSGLTQGFDEFDLSAKPSSGQGDTDTSVTSKELTDAALAQLAKKENTGGRFFMWVHYFDPHAQYMDHPGGPTFLRPGAKPTFMESTRAAYDKEVWFTDKHVGRLLERIESSPFGARTIVVVTSDHGEAFAEHNMNWHGVELWESLVRVPLLVHVPGQPAHRVADRRALIDLVPTVLDLLGLPPAPSEQISGESMSDDVFGEPSPGPRDVYLDMPAGPYNGVRRALISGPGAGVKLLHFGGTQFQVFDLSRDAGELTDLAEQPAMLGPLEEKLERFRGRLREVDVKPAAP, via the coding sequence ATGCCTCGTCTCCGCCGCACGCTCGCGTCCGCCTTCGGGGCCCAGTTGGCCACGGCCATCGTGGCCCTCGTCGAGGCGCGGGGCCTTGGCACAGGCCGCTCTGACGGATTGCTCGCGCTCTGGGGAATCCTCGCGCCGCTTGGGTTGGTGGTCGGCGCGTCCGTCGCCGCGGCGCTCCTGTTGCTCGATCCGCGAGGCCCCACGGGGCCGCGTGACCTGGCTCGACTCGTTCGAGCGGAGCCGCTCTGGACCCGGTCACGCGTGGCGGCAGCGGCTCCACTCGCCATCCTTTCGGGGCTCGTTTGGGTGGTCTCGATGGCGCACGTCGCGAGGGACTTGCTGGGCCAGGGCGAGGGGAGAGTCGCCGCCGCCGAACTTGTCGGCGTCGGCGGCCTTCTGGCCCTCCTGGCACTTGCCCTCGCGCTCGCGCTCGTGTCGCCCCTCAGGCGGCTCTTCGCGCTCGGGGCCGAACGGCTCCCGCAGCTTGTGGACCCTGTGTTCACGAGCGCCGTCGCCGTCGCCGCGTCGGTCGCGACCATCGCGTGGGGCGTGAAGAACGGCGACGTCGGCGGAGGGGGAGGTGCGCTCGGGATCTTCGGCGTCCTCGCACGCAGCGAGCTCGACTTGCGGCCCGTGGGGCACGGGGCGCTGATGGCGGCATTTGCCTTTGTGGCGCCGCTCGTCATTCGCCCTCGCGGCTCCGTCGCGGAGTTGGTCGCGCTGTTCTTGGGAGCGCTCTTGCCGCTCGCGCTCGCGATGCCTGCGGCTCGCATGTTTGACGGGAGCGCGACCCTCGCGAGGGCCGTCGAGAAGCGTGCCCCCCTGGGGCGTCTGGCGCTCGCCGGGGCAAGGCGCCTCACAGACCGGGACGGTGACGGCGCGGCGCGCACGTTTGGGGGCCGCGACTGCGACGACGGCAACGCACGCCGTTCCCCCAGCGCGCTCGACGTGCCGGGCAACGGCATCGACGAGGACTGCAGCGGGGCCGACACTCCGCTCGCGGTCCCGTCGCAACCGAAGCAGGTCAAGGCGCGCAAGGCTCCCACCGACTTCAACCTCGTCCTCGTGACCATCGACACGCTAAGGCCCGACTTGGGCTTCCTCGGCTACGACCTGCCGGTGAGCCCAAACCTTGATCGCCTCGCCGCCAAGAGCACGGTGTTCGAACGCGCTTACGCGCCCGCGTCCTACACCGGCAAGAGCCTGGCGCCGGTCCTCATCGGAAAGTACCCGAGTGAGACGCTTCGCAACGGAAGCCACTTCAACACGTATGAAAAGGACAACGTCCTTCTGGCGGAGCGGCTCAAAGCGGCCGGGCTTCGGACCTTTGGAGCCGCGTCGCACTGGTATTTCTTGCCTTGGAGCGGCCTTACGCAAGGCTTCGACGAGTTCGACTTGTCGGCGAAGCCGTCGTCGGGACAGGGCGACACCGACACCTCAGTGACGAGCAAAGAGCTCACCGATGCCGCGCTGGCCCAGCTCGCGAAGAAGGAGAATACGGGGGGGCGATTCTTTATGTGGGTCCACTACTTCGATCCGCATGCGCAATACATGGACCATCCCGGGGGGCCGACGTTCCTCCGCCCCGGCGCCAAACCAACCTTCATGGAGTCGACGCGCGCCGCCTACGACAAGGAGGTCTGGTTCACCGACAAGCACGTCGGGCGGCTCCTCGAGCGCATCGAGTCGTCGCCATTTGGCGCGCGGACCATCGTCGTCGTGACCTCGGACCATGGCGAGGCGTTCGCCGAACACAACATGAACTGGCACGGCGTCGAGCTCTGGGAGTCCTTGGTGCGCGTGCCGCTCTTGGTCCACGTGCCGGGGCAGCCTGCGCACCGCGTCGCCGATCGGCGGGCGCTCATCGACCTCGTGCCCACGGTGCTGGACCTGCTAGGCCTGCCGCCGGCGCCTTCCGAGCAGATCTCTGGCGAATCCATGAGCGACGATGTCTTCGGTGAACCGTCGCCGGGGCCACGCGACGTTTACTTGGACATGCCCGCCGGCCCCTACAATGGCGTTCGGCGCGCTCTCATCTCGGGCCCTGGCGCGGGCGTCAAACTCCTCCATTTCGGGGGGACTCAGTTTCAGGTCTTCGACCTGAGCCGCGACGCCGGCGAGCTCACCGACCTCGCAGAGCAGCCCGCGATGCTCGGTCCGCTTGAAGAGAAGCTCGAGCGCTTTCGTGGCCGTCTGCGCGAAGTGGACGTGAAACCGGCTGCGCCATAG
- a CDS encoding tyrosine-type recombinase/integrase, which produces MASSRARCRRAVSPRRLRDRAILEVLYGSGLRVGELVRLDAADVDDGRGEVRVLGKGNKERVVPLGTESQKALRAYLEVRPTLRSRRKEPDPVALFVSHRGHRMTPRAMQKLVRAWGAAGAGRADLHPHALRHSCATHLMDGGADLRAIQELLGHSSLSTTQRYTHVSVEHLLKAYDAAHPLAKSAASKAVKR; this is translated from the coding sequence TTGGCGAGCTCTCGCGCACGCTGTCGGCGAGCAGTGTCGCCAAGGCGCCTCCGCGACCGCGCGATTCTCGAGGTGCTCTACGGATCCGGGCTGCGCGTTGGCGAGTTGGTACGGCTCGATGCCGCTGATGTCGACGATGGCCGAGGCGAGGTCCGCGTTTTGGGCAAGGGCAACAAGGAGCGCGTCGTTCCCCTAGGAACAGAGAGCCAGAAGGCGCTCCGCGCCTACCTCGAGGTTCGTCCGACGCTCCGCTCTCGCCGCAAAGAACCTGATCCCGTCGCGCTCTTCGTCAGTCACCGCGGGCATCGCATGACGCCGCGTGCGATGCAGAAGCTCGTGCGCGCTTGGGGCGCTGCGGGAGCGGGCCGAGCCGATCTCCACCCGCATGCGCTGCGGCACAGCTGCGCGACGCATCTCATGGACGGCGGCGCTGACCTCCGCGCCATTCAGGAACTTCTCGGACACTCGTCACTGTCAACGACGCAACGTTATACCCACGTGTCCGTCGAGCACCTCCTCAAGGCCTACGACGCTGCGCATCCGTTGGCCAAAAGCGCCGCGTCCAAAGCCGTCAAGCGGTGA
- a CDS encoding ribbon-helix-helix domain-containing protein yields MSRKKISTTIYVTPEQNDKLKLLHERTKVPVAVYIREGIDLVLRHYAHVLPGQLPLDAPRPATAERESSSNLRRERTAEERRPRDEGDGPVKKAGG; encoded by the coding sequence ATGTCTCGTAAGAAGATTTCGACGACCATCTACGTAACGCCGGAGCAGAACGACAAGCTCAAGCTCTTGCACGAGCGCACGAAGGTGCCCGTCGCCGTCTACATTCGCGAAGGCATCGACCTCGTGCTTCGGCACTACGCGCACGTCCTTCCCGGCCAGCTGCCGCTCGATGCACCGCGACCCGCGACGGCAGAGCGCGAGTCATCGTCGAACCTGCGACGTGAGCGGACCGCCGAGGAGCGTCGGCCGCGCGACGAGGGTGATGGCCCCGTCAAGAAGGCGGGCGGCTGA
- a CDS encoding aminopeptidase P N-terminal domain-containing protein — protein MNFEVFRRRRARLLEALSAPDSGAALGEALVVMPSWPVQMRNGDVEQEYRQDSDFFYLSGFAEPESVLVLSTRHRKATLFVRPRDPEREIWDGPRAGVDGAVETFGFDEAFPVADFDKELARLLGDHARLVYRLGRDAAMDRRVLSTLERLKSRSRTATTYPHVVVDPASLLGEMRLLKDDDEVARMRRAATISGEAHARAMAMARPGLFEYEVEAALMEAFRRGGAERQAYGAIVGSGVNATILHYRSNDRRLEDGDLLLIDAGCEFGHYASDITRTFPVNGTFSREQREVYEIVLEAQLASIEKTKPGATIDAIHQATVESLTKGLVRIGLLTGEVEKLVSEEAYKPFYMHRTSHWLGMDVHDVGAYFQGGEPRPLAAGMVLTVEPGLYIAKDANVPAAYRGIGVRIEDDILVGPDGPINLTESVPKTVADVERACRQKL, from the coding sequence ATGAATTTCGAGGTATTCCGCCGCCGCCGGGCACGGCTGCTCGAGGCGCTGTCTGCTCCCGACTCTGGCGCCGCTTTGGGCGAGGCCCTCGTCGTGATGCCGTCATGGCCCGTGCAGATGCGCAACGGCGACGTTGAGCAGGAGTACCGCCAGGACTCGGATTTTTTCTATCTCTCCGGTTTCGCGGAGCCCGAAAGCGTCCTTGTTCTATCCACCCGCCACCGTAAGGCCACGTTGTTCGTTCGGCCCCGCGACCCTGAGCGCGAGATCTGGGACGGGCCTCGCGCCGGCGTCGACGGCGCCGTGGAGACGTTTGGCTTCGACGAGGCGTTTCCCGTCGCCGACTTCGACAAGGAGCTCGCGAGGCTGCTCGGCGACCATGCGCGGCTCGTGTATCGGCTTGGCCGCGACGCGGCGATGGACCGCCGAGTCCTCTCGACCCTCGAACGGCTCAAGTCCCGCTCGCGCACGGCAACGACGTATCCGCACGTCGTCGTGGATCCGGCCAGCCTGCTCGGTGAGATGAGGCTCCTCAAGGACGACGACGAAGTGGCGCGCATGCGCCGGGCCGCGACCATCTCCGGCGAGGCGCACGCGCGGGCCATGGCCATGGCGCGGCCGGGCCTCTTCGAATACGAGGTGGAGGCCGCCTTGATGGAGGCCTTCCGGCGCGGTGGCGCCGAGCGCCAGGCCTACGGCGCCATCGTGGGCTCGGGCGTCAACGCGACCATCTTGCACTACCGCTCGAACGACCGCCGCCTCGAAGACGGCGACCTCCTCCTCATCGACGCGGGGTGCGAGTTTGGGCACTACGCGAGCGACATCACCCGGACCTTCCCCGTCAACGGCACCTTCTCGCGCGAGCAGAGGGAGGTCTACGAGATCGTCCTCGAGGCGCAGCTTGCGTCGATCGAAAAGACCAAGCCCGGTGCGACCATCGACGCGATTCATCAAGCAACGGTCGAGAGCCTAACGAAGGGCCTCGTGCGCATCGGCCTCTTGACCGGCGAGGTGGAAAAGCTCGTGAGCGAAGAGGCTTACAAGCCGTTTTACATGCATCGCACAAGCCACTGGTTGGGCATGGATGTTCACGACGTCGGCGCGTATTTCCAAGGCGGCGAGCCGCGACCGCTTGCGGCGGGGATGGTCCTCACCGTCGAACCGGGTCTCTACATCGCGAAGGACGCAAACGTTCCTGCGGCGTATCGCGGCATCGGCGTTCGCATCGAAGATGACATCCTGGTCGGGCCCGACGGTCCCATCAACCTCACCGAGTCCGTCCCCAAGACCGTGGCCGACGTCGAGCGTGCGTGTCGCCAGAAGCTCTGA
- a CDS encoding HAD-IA family hydrolase produces MGYEAVLFDLDGTLVDSLDDIAAACNFARSRRGLLPQPRETLRSFVGDGARWLVARSFGLRADEPKDSEALDDAMRDFREFYRAHPADHAVVAPGAAAMLTQLAPLPMAVVTNKSRALAVALLEATALLAHFRVVRGGGDGALKPAPDLLVSAMAAMGVSPSRTVMVGDGHQDLDAGRAAGCVTVAVRGGFGSDASLEACAPDFTLARLAELPALLRL; encoded by the coding sequence GTGGGCTACGAGGCCGTTCTCTTCGACCTGGATGGCACGCTCGTCGATTCCCTCGACGACATTGCTGCCGCGTGCAACTTCGCTCGTTCGCGCCGGGGCCTCTTGCCTCAACCGAGGGAGACGCTCCGCTCGTTCGTCGGTGATGGAGCCCGATGGCTCGTTGCGCGCTCCTTTGGCTTGCGCGCCGACGAGCCGAAAGACTCCGAGGCGTTGGACGACGCGATGCGGGACTTTCGCGAATTCTACCGGGCGCATCCCGCCGATCATGCCGTCGTGGCGCCGGGCGCAGCGGCCATGCTCACGCAACTCGCGCCGCTTCCCATGGCCGTCGTCACGAACAAGTCACGCGCGCTCGCCGTCGCGCTGCTCGAGGCCACGGCGCTCTTGGCGCATTTCCGCGTCGTGCGGGGCGGCGGTGACGGCGCGCTCAAACCTGCGCCGGACCTGCTCGTTAGCGCCATGGCTGCCATGGGCGTTTCGCCCTCAAGGACCGTCATGGTTGGTGACGGGCATCAGGATCTCGACGCGGGCCGCGCCGCCGGGTGCGTCACCGTCGCCGTTCGCGGTGGCTTTGGGAGCGATGCGTCTCTGGAGGCGTGCGCCCCCGACTTCACGCTGGCGCGACTGGCGGAGCTTCCCGCCTTGCTGCGGCTGTGA